A stretch of the Corylus avellana chromosome ca6, CavTom2PMs-1.0 genome encodes the following:
- the LOC132184824 gene encoding cytochrome P450 CYP82D47-like translates to MLFPQHAFSATFMATILAFFLFLFFLLWILRKTRKTTLPPEAGGAWPLIGHLHLLRGPKPAHITLSKMADKYGSLFTIQLGVHPALIVSNWEVAKECFTTHDKVFANRPKAIASELMGYNYALFVLSPYGPYWRQVRKIATVEVLSNHRLAMLKHIREHEVNRSIKEMYELWVKNNNMLVDMQRWFGSLALNIVFKMVVGKRFYGAEDEDENVGDDQCRQTLKDVFELSGTVVVADVLPYLRWLDFGGYEKTMKKTAKEFDHVLEGWLEEHKQRKVSGEGKGDKDFMDVMLSVVANEEKISNYDADTITKATCLSLVVAGADTTATTLTWAISLLLNNRKALKNAQQELDVQIGKDRQVKELDIKNLVYLQAIIKETMRLHPAASLSPPHESMEDCTLAGYHVPEGTRLLVNISKIHRDPNVWSDPNEFQPERFLIADKDVDVRGNHFKFIPFGSGRRVCPGISFALQVMHLTLATLLHAFEIATPLDELVDMTEKVGINNQKATPVEVHLTPRLPTQVYA, encoded by the exons ATGCTCTTTCCTCAGCACGCATTCTCTGCAACTTTCATGGCCACTATCCTCGCCTTTTTTCTGTTCCTCTTCTTCCTATTATGGATACTAAGAAAAACCCGTAAAACAACACTTCCACCAGAAGCTGGTGGCGCTTGGCCGTTGATTGGCCACCTCCACCTATTACGAGGACCAAAACCAGCCCATATTACGTTGAGTAAGATGGCCGATAAGTATGGATCACTCTTCACTATCCAGCTGGGTGTACATCCTGCTCTGATAGTGAGCAATTGGGAGGTAGCTAAAGAGTGCTTCACCACTCATGACAAAGTCTTTGCCAACCGTCCAAAAGCTATAGCTTCAGAACTCATGGGCTACAACTATGCCTTGTTTGTGCTTAGTCCTTACGGTCCTTACTGGCGCCAAGTGCGTAAAATAGCCACGGTGGAGGTCCTCTCAAATCACCGCCTTGCGATGCTCAAACACATCCGAGAGCATGAGGTAAATAGATCCATAAAAGAGATGTATGAACTCTGGGTGAAGAACAACAATATGTTGGTAGATATGCAGAGATGGTTTGGGTCCTTAGCCCTAAATATTGTATTTAAGATGGTTGTGGGGAAGCGATTTTATGGGGCTGAAGACGAGGACGAGAATGTTGGTGACGATCAGTGCCGGCAGACATTAAAAGATGTCTTTGAGTTGAGTGGTACAGTTGTGGTAGCAGATGTGCTTCCTTACTTAAGGTGGTTGGACTTTGGAGGGTACGAGAAGACGATGAAGAAAACTGCAAAAGAATTTGATCATGTGCTTGAAGGTTGGTTGGAAGAGCATAAGCAAAGGAAAGTTTCCGGTGAGGGAAAGGGAGACAAAGACTTTATGGATGTGATGTTGTCCGTTGTTGCCAACGAAGAAAAGATCTCCAATTATGACGCTGATACAATTACTAAAGCTACATGCCTG TCCCTTGTCGTAGCGGGTGCAGATACAACAGCAACAACGTTGACATGGGCTATCTCTCTACTTCTTAACAACCGAAAAGCCTTAAAGAATGCACAACAAGAGTTAGATGTGCAAATTGGCAAGGATAGGCAAGTAAAGGAATTAGACATAAAAAACCTAGTCTATCTCCAAGCTATCATCAAAGAAACAATGCGTTTACACCCTGCAGCATCGCTCTCTCCCCCGCACGAGTCCATGGAAGACTGCACTTTGGCTGGCTACCATGTTCCAGAAGGAACACGACTCCTTGTTAATATTTCAAAGATCCATCGAGACCCAAATGTGTGGTCTGATCCAAATGAATTTCAGCCAGAAAGATTCCTTATAGCCGATAAGGATGTTGATGTTAGGGGCAACCATTTCAAATTTATACCATTTGGCTCCGGTAGAAGGGTGTGCCCGGGAATCTCATTTGCGTTGCAAGTTATGCATCTCACACTTGCCACCTTGTTGCACGCTTTTGAAATTGCAACCCCGTTAGACGAGCTTGTGGATATGACTGAGAAAGTCGGAATTAACAATCAGAAAGCTACACCGGTTGAAGTCCATCTCACTCCACGCCTTCCTACACAAGTATATGCATAG
- the LOC132184338 gene encoding cytochrome P450 CYP82D47-like, producing the protein MATIFAFFLFLFFLLWILRRAKTTGRKTTLPPEAGGAWPLIGHLHQLGGAKPDHITLGDMADKYGSIFTIRLGVHRAVIVSNWEIAKECFTTNDKAFADRPKAIASELMGYNYAMFGLGPYGPYWREVRKIITLEVLSNHRLEMLKHIRESEVNTSVKEIYDLWVKNNNVLVDMKRWFGSITLNVVFRMGVGKRFDGSVTLKDENEDNDQCRKAFRNFFELSGTFVAADTLPYLRWLDLGGHERAMKQTAKELDHVVQGWLEEHKQRKVSGEAKVQQDFMDVLLSIVAENKEISDYDADTITKATCLVLIIGGSDTTTITMIWALSLLLNNREALKKAHQELDLHIGRERQVKESDMKNLVYLQAILKETMRLYPAGPLSIRRESREDCTLAGYHVPAGTRLLVNLSKIHRDQHVWSDPNEFRPERFLTTHLGVDVKGQHFELIPFGTGRRFCPGISLALQVMQLTLATLLHAFELTTPSDEPVDMTENVALTNLKSTPLEVHLTPRLPAQVYAFDH; encoded by the exons ATGGCCACTATCTTCgccttttttctcttcctcttttttctgTTATGGATACTAAGAAGAGCGAAAACAACTGGTCGTAAAACAACACTTCCACCAGAAGCTGGTGGCGCGTGGCCTTTGATTGGCCACCTCCACCAACTAGGAGGGGCGAAACCAGACCATATCACATTGGGTGACATGGCCGATAAGTACGGATCAATCTTCACTATCCGGCTGGGAGTGCATCGTGCTGTGATAGTGAGCAACTGGGAGATAGCAAAAGAGTGCTTCACCACAAACGACAAAGCCTTTGCCGACCGTCCAAAAGCTATAGCTTCAGAACTCATGGGCTACAACTATGCCATGTTTGGGCTTGGCCCTTACGGTCCTTACTGGCGCGAAGTGCGTAAAATAATCACCCTTGAGGTCCTCTCAAACCACCGCCTTGAAATGCTCAAACACATCCGAGAGTCTGAGGTAAATACATCTGTGAAAGAGATATATGATCTCTGGGTGAAGAACAACAACGTGTTGGTAGATATGAAGAGATGGTTTGGTTCCATAACCTTAAATGTTGTATTTAGGATGGGTGTGGGGAAGCGATTTGATGGGAGTGTAACGTTGAAAGATGAGAATGAAGATAACGATCAGTGCCGGAAGGCATTTAGAAATTTCTTTGAGTTGAGTGGAACGTTTGTGGCAGCAGATACGCTTCCTTATCTAAGGTGGTTGGACTTGGGAGGGCACGAGAGGGCCATGAAGCAAACTGCAAAAGAATTGGATCATGTGGTTCAAGGATGGTTAGAAGAACATAAGCAAAGGAAAGTTTCCGGCGAGGCAAAGGTGCAACAAGACTTTATGGATGTCTTGTTGTCTATTGTTGCTGAAAACAAAGAGATCTCCGATTATGATGCTGATACAATCACTAAAGCTACATGTCTG GTCCTTATCATAGGGGGCTCAGATACAACAACCATAACAATGATATGGGCTCTCTCTCTGCTTCTTAACAACCGAGAAGCTCTAAAGAAAGCACAtcaagaattagatctccataTTGGCAGGGAGAGACAAGTAAAGGAATCAGACATGAAAAACTTGGTATATCTCCAAGCTATTCTCAAAGAAACAATGCGTTTGTACCCTGCTGGACCGCTCTCTATCCGACGCGAGTCCAGGGAAGACTGCACTTTGGCTGGTTACCATGTTCCAGCAGGCACGCGACTCCTTGTTAATCTTTCAAAGATCCATCGAGACCAACATGTATGGTCTGATCCAAATGAATTTCGACCAGAAAGATTCCTTACGACCCATTTAGGTGTTGATGTCAAGGGCCAACATTTCGAGTTGATACCATTTGGCACTGGTAGAAGATTTTGCCCTGGAATTTCACTTGCGTTGCAAGTCATGCAACTCACACTTGCCACTTTGTTGCACGCTTTTGAACTTACAACCCCATCGGATGAGCCCGTGGATATGACAGAGAATGTCGCACTCACCAACTTGAAATCCACACCACTTGAAGTCCATCTCACTCCACGCCTTCCTGCTCAAGTATATGCATTTGATCATTAA
- the LOC132183933 gene encoding cytochrome P450 82A4-like: MEDCTLAGYHVPAGTQLLVNISKIHRDPHMWSDPNEFQPERFLTSHKGVDVKGQHFEFLPFGSGRRMCPGISLALQVMQLTLATLLHAFEIATPSDELVDMTEKVGLTDMKATPLEVHLTPRLPAQLYALFA, from the coding sequence ATGGAAGACTGCACTTTGGCAGGCTATCACGTTCCAGCAGGCACACAACTCCTTGTTAATATTTCAAAGATCCATCGAGACCCACATATGTGGTCTGATCCAAATGAATTTCAGCCAGAAAGATTCCTTACAAGCCATAAGGGTGTTGATGTTAAGGGCCAACATTTTGAATTCTTACCATTTGGTTCCGGTAGAAGAATGTGCCCAGGAATCTCATTAGCATTGCAAGTCATGCAACTCACCCTTGCCACCTTGCTGCATGCTTTTGAAATTGCAACCCCATCAGATGAGCTCGTGGACATGACCGAGAAAGTCGGACTTACCGACATGAAAGCCACACCACTCGAAGTCCATCTCACTCCACGACTTCCTGCTCAACTATATGCATTGTTTGCTTAG
- the LOC132184273 gene encoding inactive protein kinase SELMODRAFT_444075-like, with protein sequence MEGGERRSSDANTSSYKVLVAVKADKAVSKTALAWALTHVAHPGDCITLLAVFSTEKTGRRFWSFPIFPGDCGSSMREELPDRIYRISESCSQMALQFHSHMEVRVRIKVASCSSGGAVAAEAKSHGVSWVILDKKLKQEVKHCMEELHCNIVVMKGSQPKVLRLNLGCSDDLRTPFFSASSSPPIDAGKLQGHRMKPSTPLSSPEEPRASYTRTTREGSLSSVETTSSLFLVYGQNPLFEGPQGGIQKPTDEQRDLNDALSAHELDGQRLVTLSNSPTSPVARNQKSRFRIPWNHVVDNKPLIPRNCGNTSKTLSDKFVDSDQDMGINRVRIDQTNQRDYTNNPSIRDAVSLGRNSSTPPPLCSLCQQKSPVFGKPPRQFSYKELEEATDRFSDMNFLAKCDFSVVHRGVLRDGQAVAVKRLRFGGSISDADFCREVRVLSCAQHRNIVLLIGFCIEAKKRVLVYEYICNGSLDFHLHGNNISPLDWHSRLRIAIGAARGLRYLHEDCRVGCIAHEDLRTNNILLTHEFEPLVADFGLARWHSEWDICTEDQVIGTSRYLAPEYMDGGEITHKVDVYAFGVILLQLITGKRIDELQYINGKQFLSEWFHPLAALEPSHIIANIYQLHDPSLACDQSLDIPYQLEALGRAASLCLRRDPESRPPMSKVLRVLEGGDPVVSLGLDLNTIGSRSGHLGGLSSFRQPEVRRNHSRKLSH encoded by the exons ATGGAAGGGGGCGAAAGGCGAAGCAGCGACGCCAACACGTCGTCGTATAAAGTACTAGTCGCCGTGAAAGCAGATAAGGCCGTCTCCAAAACCGCATTGGCGTGGGCTCTCACTCACGTCGCTCATCCCGGCGATTGCATTACCTTGCTCGCCGTCTTTTCCACGGAGAAAACCG GTAGAAGGTTCTGGAGCTTTCCGATTTTCCCCGGAGACTGTGGGAGCAGTATGCGGGAAGAGTTGCCGGATCGGATTTATCGGATCTCCGAGTCTTGCTCTCAGATGGCTCTTCAGTTTCACAGCCACATGGAG GTTAGAGTGAGGATTAAGGTGGCCTCATGCTCATCTGGCGGTGCTGTGGCAGCTGAAGCAAAGAGCCACGGAGTCAGTTGGGTCATACTGGACAA AAAATTGAAACAAGAGGTGAAGCATTGCATGGAAGAACTACACTGCAACATTGTAGTAATGAAGGGTTCTCAACCGAAAGTCCTTAGGCTTAATTTAGGATGTTCAGATGATCTCCGAACCCCcttcttttctgcttcttcttcacCGCCAATAGACGCGGGGAAGTTGCAAGGCCACAGAATGAAACCTTCTACTCCTCTGAGCAGCCCTGAAGAACCGCGTGCTTCCTACACAAGAACCACAAGGGAAGGTTCACTATCGAGTGTTGAGACAACGAGTTCTCTTTTCCTTGTTTATGGACAAAATCCTCTCTTTGAAGGACCACAAGGTGGAATTCAGAAGCCAACTGATGAGCAGAGAGACTTGAATGACGCCCTGTCAGCACATGAATTGGACGGGCAAAGGCTTGTCACTCTGTCAAATTCCCCAACATCACCCGTAGCTAGAAATCAGAAGAGCAGATTCCGGATTCCCTGGAACCACGTTGTTGATAATAAGCCCCTCATACCTCGAAACTGTGGAAATACTTCCAAAACTCTAAGTGATAAGTTTGTCGACTCTGATCAAGATATGGGGATTAATAGAGTCAGGATCGACCAAACCAATCAAAGAGACTACACCAATAACCCAAGCATCAGGGATGCTGTTTCTTTAGGTAGAAATTCCTCTACACCTCCTCCTTTATGCTCACTATGTCAACAGAAATCACCAGTTTTTGGAAAACCTCCAAGACAGTTCTCTTACAAAGAGCTTGAGGAAGCTACAGACAGGTTTTCAGATATGAATTTCTTGGCAAAATGTGATTTCAGCGTGGTTCACAGGGGTGTGTTAAGAGATGGTCAGGCTGTTGCAGTAAAGCGGTTAAGGTTTGGTGGCTCTATATCAGATGCTGATTTCTGCAGGGAAGTGCGGGTATTGAGCTGTGCACAACACCGGAATATTGTGTTGCTGATTGGGTTTTGTATTGAGGCAAAGAAGAGGGTATTGGTATATGAGTACATATGCAATGGATCCTTGGACTTCCACTTACATG GAAACAACATAAGTCCTCTAGATTGGCACTCACGGCTAAGGATAGCTATAGGGGCAGCACGAGGCTTAAGATATCTTCATGAGGACTGCAGAGTGGGTTGTATAGCACATGAAGACCTGCGAACAAACAATATCCTCCTAACTCACGAATTTGAGCCTCTG GTTGCTGATTTTGGGCTTGCTAGGTGGCATTCTGAATGGGATATATGTACTGAGGATCAAGTAATTGGAACTTCAAG GTACCTTGCACCAGAGTACATGGATGGTGGAGAaattacacataaagttgatgtgtATGCATTTGGTGTGATATTACTTCAGCTAATTACAGGTAAAAGAATCGATGAGCTGCAGTATATCAACGGAAAGCAGTTTCTCTCTGAATGGTTCCACCCTCTGGCTGCATTAGAACCAAGCCATATCATAGCAAATATCTATCAATTACATGATCCAAGCTTGGCCTGTGATCAATCCCTTGACATCCCTTATCAACTAGAGGCATTGGGCCGTGCTGCTTCCTTGTGTCTACGTCGAGATCCCGAATCCAGACCTCCAATGTCAAAG gtcCTAAGAGTGCTAGAAGGAGGAGATCCGGTTGTTTCTCTGGGTTTAGACTTGAACACAATCGGTAGCAGAAGCGGCCATTTGGGTGGTCTCAGCTCATTCAGACAACCTGAAGTGAGAAGAAACCATTCTCGTAAGCTCTCACATTGA
- the LOC132185921 gene encoding cytochrome P450 CYP82D47-like, with protein sequence MFFPQHASSATFMATILAFFLFLFFLLWILRKTRKTALPPEAGGAWPLIGHLHLLRGPKPAHITLGKMADKYGSLFTIRLGVHPALIVSNWEVAKECFTTHDKVFANRPKAIASELMGYNYALFVLSPYGPYWRQVRKIATVEVLSNHRLAMLKHIREHEVNRSIKEMYELWVKNNNMLVDMQRWFGSLALNIVFKMVVGKRFYGAEDEEENVGDDQCRQTLKDVFELSGTVVVADVLPYLRWLDFGGYEKTMKKTAKEFDHVLEGWLEEHKQRKVSGEGKGDKDFMDVMLSVVANEEKISNYDADTITKATCLSLVVAGADTTATTLTWAISLLLNNRKALKKAQQELDVQVGKDRQVKESDIKNLVYLQAIIKETMRLHPAASLSPPHESMEDCTLAGYHVPAGTRLLVNISKIHRDPNVWSNPNEFQPERFLTADKDVDVRGNHFKFIPFGSGRRVCPGISFALQVMHLTLATLLHAFEIATPLDEPVDMTEKIGINNQKTTPVEVQLTPRLPTQVY encoded by the exons ATGTTCTTTCCTCAGCACGCATCCTCTGCAACTTTCATGGCCACTATCCtcgccttttttcttttcctcttctttctatTATGGATACTAAGAAAAACCCGTAAAACAGCACTTCCACCAGAAGCTGGTGGCGCTTGGCCGTTGATTGGCCACCTCCACCTATTACGAGGACCAAAACCAGCCCATATTACATTGGGTAAGATGGCCGATAAGTATGGATCACTCTTCACTATCCGGCTGGGTGTACATCCTGCTCTGATAGTGAGCAATTGGGAGGTAGCTAAAGAGTGCTTCACCACTCATGACAAAGTCTTTGCCAACCGTCCAAAGGCTATAGCTTCAGAACTCATGGGCTACAACTATGCCTTGTTTGTGCTTAGCCCTTACGGTCCTTACTGGCGTCAAGTGCGTAAAATAGCCACGGTGGAGGTCCTCTCAAATCACCGCCTTGCGATGCTCAAACACATCCGAGAGCATGAGGTAAATAGATCCATAAAAGAGATGTATGAACTCTGGGTGAAGAACAACAATATGTTGGTAGATATGCAGAGATGGTTTGGGTCCTTAGCCCTAAATATTGTATTTAAGATGGTTGTGGGGAAGCGATTTTATGGGGCTGAAGACGAGGAAGAGAATGTTGGTGACGATCAGTGCCGGCAGACATTAAAAGATGTCTTTGAGTTGAGTGGTACAGTTGTGGTAGCAGATGTGCTTCCTTACTTAAGGTGGTTGGACTTTGGAGGGTACGAGAAGACGATGAAGAAAACTGCAAAAGAATTTGATCATGTGCTTGAAGGTTGGTTGGAAGAGCATAAGCAAAGGAAAGTTTCCGGTGAGGGAAAGGGAGACAAAGACTTTATGGATGTGATGTTGTCCGTTGTTGCCAACGAAGAAAAGATCTCCAATTATGACGCTGATACAATTACTAAAGCTACATGCCTG TCCCTTGTCGTAGCGGGTGCAGATACAACAGCAACAACGTTGACATGGGCTATCTCTCTACTTCTTAACAACCGAAAAGCCTTAAAGAAAGCACAACAAGAGTTAGATGTGCAAGTTGGCAAGGATAGGCAAGTAAAGGAATCAGACATTAAAAACCTAGTCTATCTCCAAGCTATCATCAAAGAAACAATGCGTTTACACCCTGCTGCATCGCTCTCTCCCCCGCACGAGTCCATGGAAGATTGCACTTTGGCTGGCTACCATGTTCCAGCAGGAACACGGCTCCTTGTTAATATTTCAAAGATCCATCGAGACCCAAATGTGTGGTCTAATCCAAATGAATTTCAGCCAGAAAGATTCCTTACAGCCGATAAGGATGTTGATGTCAGGGGCAACCATTTCAAATTTATACCATTTGGCTCTGGTAGAAGGGTGTGCCCGGGAATCTCATTTGCATTGCAAGTTATGCATCTCACACTTGCCACCTTGTTGCACGCTTTTGAAATTGCAACCCCGTTAGACGAGCCTGTGGATATGACTGAGAAAATTGGAATTAACAATCAGAAAACTACACCGGTTGAAGTCCAACTCACTCCACGCCTTCCTACGCAAGTATATTGA